From the Martelella mediterranea DSM 17316 genome, one window contains:
- the crcB gene encoding fluoride efflux transporter CrcB, with protein MQHALIVAAGGALGSVGRHFIGVLATRMGAITFPWGTLAVNIIGSLLIGLLVEAVARVLNESAEARMFIVIGFLGGFTTFSSFSLDAMNMIERGDVLPAIAYVIGSVAIGLGAVWAGLAIGRLVF; from the coding sequence CTGCAACATGCACTTATCGTGGCCGCCGGCGGCGCGCTCGGCTCCGTTGGTCGTCATTTTATCGGCGTTCTGGCTACGCGTATGGGCGCCATCACTTTCCCTTGGGGCACGCTGGCGGTCAATATCATCGGCTCACTGCTGATCGGGCTGCTGGTGGAGGCCGTGGCGCGGGTGCTGAACGAATCCGCCGAGGCGCGGATGTTCATCGTGATCGGCTTTCTGGGCGGCTTCACCACCTTCTCCTCGTTCTCGCTCGACGCCATGAACATGATCGAGCGTGGCGACGTGCTGCCCGCCATAGCCTATGTCATCGGCAGCGTGGCGATCGGGCTGGGAGCGGTCTGGGCAGGGCTCGCCATCGGGCGGTTGGTATTTTAG